GTTCCCAGCGGGAAGGCCGCGCTCGGCGAGCCGAATATCTCGCCGCCGGAAAAGTCGGTGATGCTGTAGGGTGCGATCCAGGGGCCCACGATGGCGATGACCAGCCACATCGTGGTGAGACAAAGGCCCAGCCGGCCGGTACCGGACAGGGATAGAAAGAAGCGCCAGGGTCGGATAGCCATAGTCCTGCCTTCGCGCCTCAGCGCAGTTTCGGGTTCAGCACGATCGTGCAGATATCGGCGATCATCAACAACAGCAGATAGCAGGCACTGAAGAAGATCACGCAGAACTGCACGACCGGCAGGTCGCGGTTGCTGACGGCATCGACCAGGGTGCTGGCCAGCCCGGGATAGGAGAAGATCGTCTCGACGATGATCACGCCGCCAAGCAGATAAGACAGGCTCAGCGCCATCGCGTTGACGATGGGCCCGACGGCATTGGGCAGCGCATGCCGCAGGACCGCCCGCGTCATGCGCAGGCCTTTCAGCGCGGCCATTTCGATATATGGCGCATCGAGCTGGTTGATCAGGGCGGCTCGCGTCATGCGTGACATTTGCGCGACCACTACGCAGCACAGTACAAGAACCGGCAAGCTGTAGCTCCGCAGGAAGGCCCCCAGGCCCGTGCCCGTCGGCCCGAAGGACAGGGCGGAGACCCAATGCAGCTTGACCGCGAAAATCAATACGGCAAGCGTGGCCACGAGGAACTCCGGCACGGCGACGATGGACATGGTCGAAAGCGCGATGATCCGATCCAGCCGCGACCCGCGGTACATCGCCGCCAGTATGCCCAGGACGAGGGCCACGGGCACGGAAACCATCGTGACGACGGCTGCCAATGTCAGGGTATTGGGAACGCGAGGAAGCACGATGTCCCTGACGGCCATGCCGTTGGCGTATGAAATCCCGAAATCGCCTGTGGCCAGGCCCGTCGCCCACTTCACATAGCGCCAGAGCGCGGGCTGATCCAGTCCCAGCGTGTGCCGCAGTGCCGCTACGGTCTCAGGCGTGGCGGATTGGCCCAGCGACATCTGCGCGGCGTCGCCGGGAAGCAGACTGGCCATGAAGAATACCAATGCCGAGACCAGGAAGAGCGTAAGCAGCCCAACGCCGATGCGTTGACCGATCAGACGCAGGATCGGGCCATTCATAAGTGATATTTATCCTTTCGGTTGTCGGGACGATGCGGGCCGCGCCGCCTGGATTCAATACAGCAGATCCTTGACGCGGTAGTAGGCGCCGATGACAGGCAGGAACCAGGTTCTGCCGGCGTAGCCCGGTAGCGCGGGCCAGTTCTGGCGTGCCCACGGGTTTACCCTTCGCCGGCCCATGAGCGTGTCCGCCATCAAGTTGCCCATGTAGACGGACATCTGCGTGCCGTGGCCGCTGTATGCCATGGCGTAATAGAGACCTTCATGCTGGCCAGCGGATGGGAGCCGGTCAGCCGTGGCCTCTACCAGGCCACCCCAGCAGTAGTCGATACGTACGCCTTTCAGCGCGGGGAGCAGGCGCCCCAGGCCGGCTTCCAGGATGCGGCCGCTCTTGGCATCGGAGGCGGGATTGCTGCGCGCGAAGCGCGCGCGACCGCCCCATACCAGGCGATGATCGGCGGTGGGCCGGAAGTAGTTCCCAAAATTCAGGCTCGTCACATAATTGCGGCGATTCGGCAAGGTCCTGTCCAGAAGGCCGGGAACAGGCTCGGTGACGATGACGAAGCTGCCCACCGGCACGACGCGCCGCTGCCACCAGTCGAAGGGACCATGGTTGGAACAGCCGGTGGCCAGCAGAACCTTTCCCGCTTCGATGTCGCCACGGCTTGTGGTAACCCGGAACCGGTCTCCGCCCAGCGGGTTCAGGCCAGTCACCGGAGTGTGTTCATATATGCGGGCGCCGCGTCGGGCCGCGGCCGTGGCAAGGCCGGTGCCGAACTTGCCCATGTGCATCTGCGCGGCGCGCGGGTCCAGCAATCCGCCGTGGAACTGGTCCGTATCCAATTCGCGTCGCACGTCGGAGGCGGACAGCAATTCAACGTGCAGGTCGAGATGGCTGCGCAGCGCTTCGTAGTTGCGGGCCAGCCCGGCGACGTGGGTGGCCTTGCTGGCGAGCTTTATCTTTCCCCGGCGCACGAAATCGCAGGCGATTTGCTCTTCGGCCACGACCCGCTCGACGAAATCGACGGCGTCGTCGTAGGCTCGGTAGTAGCGCGTCGCGGTTTCGGCGCCGTACTTGTCGACGAGTTCGGCCAGCCCCTGGGCCGTGCCCGGGCTGCAGTGGCCGCCGTTGCGCCCGGATGCTTCTCCCTGGATACGCCCGGATTCCAGCAGCACAGTGTCGATGCCTGCGCGAGCGAGGGTCAGGGCTGCCGACAATCCGGTGAATCCGCCGCCCACGATCACGACATCGGCGCGGGTGGGTGGATCGCCGGCGGTGCCCGCCTCGAACGCCGGAGCCGTGGCCAGCCAATAGGGCTCGAATTTCATGATCAGAGTCCGACGACGGCGGCGAGTCCGCCGATGTCTCGGATTTCGGTATAGCCGTAGTACGGGGTGGACGGCTCGTGTCCGCGTGCCACGAACACCTTGTGACGGATCCCCATGTCGTGAGCCGTCATCAGGTCGTACCGCAGACTGGACGACACATGAAGAATGTCTTCCGGGCCGCAGCCCAATTGGTCGAGCATAAACTCGAAGGCCCGCATGTGGGGTTTGTAGGCTTGCGCCTGTTGCGCGGTATAGACCGCATGGAAAGGCACGCCGATCCGCTCGATGTTATGGGGAATCTGGGCGTCCATGGCGTTGGTCAGCGCCACCAGTGGGAACTCCCGCGCGACCTTGCGCAGGCCAGCCGCGGTGTC
This genomic interval from Bordetella genomosp. 9 contains the following:
- a CDS encoding ABC transporter permease: MNGPILRLIGQRIGVGLLTLFLVSALVFFMASLLPGDAAQMSLGQSATPETVAALRHTLGLDQPALWRYVKWATGLATGDFGISYANGMAVRDIVLPRVPNTLTLAAVVTMVSVPVALVLGILAAMYRGSRLDRIIALSTMSIVAVPEFLVATLAVLIFAVKLHWVSALSFGPTGTGLGAFLRSYSLPVLVLCCVVVAQMSRMTRAALINQLDAPYIEMAALKGLRMTRAVLRHALPNAVGPIVNAMALSLSYLLGGVIIVETIFSYPGLASTLVDAVSNRDLPVVQFCVIFFSACYLLLLMIADICTIVLNPKLR
- a CDS encoding NAD(P)/FAD-dependent oxidoreductase translates to MKFEPYWLATAPAFEAGTAGDPPTRADVVIVGGGFTGLSAALTLARAGIDTVLLESGRIQGEASGRNGGHCSPGTAQGLAELVDKYGAETATRYYRAYDDAVDFVERVVAEEQIACDFVRRGKIKLASKATHVAGLARNYEALRSHLDLHVELLSASDVRRELDTDQFHGGLLDPRAAQMHMGKFGTGLATAAARRGARIYEHTPVTGLNPLGGDRFRVTTSRGDIEAGKVLLATGCSNHGPFDWWQRRVVPVGSFVIVTEPVPGLLDRTLPNRRNYVTSLNFGNYFRPTADHRLVWGGRARFARSNPASDAKSGRILEAGLGRLLPALKGVRIDYCWGGLVEATADRLPSAGQHEGLYYAMAYSGHGTQMSVYMGNLMADTLMGRRRVNPWARQNWPALPGYAGRTWFLPVIGAYYRVKDLLY
- a CDS encoding haloacid dehalogenase type II, producing the protein MSLFTPKYITFDCYGTLIYFEMANAAAQRFSDRVPAERMKQFTDVFAAYRFDEVLGAWKPYLDVVDNAIRRTCERCGVEYRDGDGKYIYDLVPTWGPHADTAAGLRKVAREFPLVALTNAMDAQIPHNIERIGVPFHAVYTAQQAQAYKPHMRAFEFMLDQLGCGPEDILHVSSSLRYDLMTAHDMGIRHKVFVARGHEPSTPYYGYTEIRDIGGLAAVVGL